The following coding sequences are from one Nicotiana tomentosiformis chromosome 3, ASM39032v3, whole genome shotgun sequence window:
- the LOC104085487 gene encoding endochitinase-like — protein sequence MQNMNMMRMKLRHYCKFATLSLLALLLIIPRVLAAQCVQQASLRKPDITEIISSELFDKLLLHRNHNDCLAKGFYKYDAFVQVARNFTGFGTTGSITDRKREVAAFLAQTSHATTGGWPTAPDGPYTWGYCFKIQRGNPDSHCKPSVEWPCAPGKKYYGRGPIQISYNYNYGPCGDAIGENLLRNPDLVAADRVISFKTALWVWMTSTSKPPMPTCHDVILGKWKPSTSDTAANRLPGYGVITNILNGGLECGHGFDEKVKDRIGFYLRYCKILGVSPGENLDCGNQKPFGHFNSIYVE from the exons ATGcaaaatatgaatatgatgagaaTGAAGCTGAGACACTACTGTAAATTTGCAACTCTTTCACTTCTCGCTTTGTTACTGATCATCCCAAGGGTCTTGGCCGCACAATGTGTTCAGCAAGCCAGTCTACGAAAACCAGACATAACCGAAATTATTAGCAGTGAATTATTTGACAAGCTGCTGTTGCATAGGAACCACAATGATTGTCTTGCTAAGGGCTTCTACAAGTACGATGCCTTTGTGCAAGTGGCAAGGAATTTCACGGGTTTTGGCACCACCGGTAGCATTACTGACCGTAAAAGGGAGGTTGCTGCATTCTTGGCTCAAACATCGCATGCAACTACTG GTGGTTGGCCAACTGCACCTGATGGCCCTTATACATGGGGTTACTGCTTCAAAATCCAAAGAGGCAACCCTGATTCCCACTGCAAACCAAGCGTTGAGTGGCCGTGCGCTCCCGGCAAGAAATATTATGGACGAGGCCCCATCCAAATTTCATA CAACTACAACTATGGACCTTGTGGGGATGCAATAGGAGAAAACCTCCTAAGAAATCCTGATTTGGTGGCCGCTGACAGAGTCATCTCATTCAAAACTGCACTTTGGGTCTGGATGACTAGTACTTCAAAACCACCAATGCCTACGTGCCACGATGTCATCCTCGGGAAATGGAAACCGTCCACATCAGACACAGCAGCCAATAGGCTCCCTGGTTACGGGGTCATCACAAACATCCTCAACGGAGGATTAGAATGTGGTCATGGTTTTGACGAGAAGGTAAAGGATCGAATTGGCTTCTACTTGAGATACTGCAAAATTCTAGGTGTTAGCCCGGGAGAGAACCTTGACTGCGGCAACCAGAAGCCTTTCGGACACTTCAACTCTATATATGTAGAATAA